The following is a genomic window from Kogia breviceps isolate mKogBre1 chromosome 4, mKogBre1 haplotype 1, whole genome shotgun sequence.
ATGTTCAGATCTACTCAAGACAACAGTGACTAAGTTCTTTATTTTCATGGTTATCTTCTACAGACACTAGTATGGAAAAGTTGGGCCAAATTAGACTTCTGAATTAAACTTGAATATCTGTCATGTAGATAAATTTTTAAACCTTCTTAAGGTAAATTATTGAAAGAGATGGTAGCAAATAAGAAAGATATGGCCTTATTTAATAAATTTGCTGAAGAACTATTTATTAAATTCTCTATTCTCAGTGGGAACTGACCTTCTTAAGAGAAAGAGCAGACTGAAAAGACTTCATCAAGTAGTTTTAAGGGGGCACAGTGAGAGGAATCACACTTGCCCCAAAAGTGTCCTTGCCTTGGTGATCATGCCATGTGCAATTTCTTATCATCTAGATTTCTGTGAGGTTTCTATTATCTCTTTGAAAGTcctctttgaaaaaagaaaattgcacatTTTTGTGATTTAATTGGAATAATTCAGAGTATACAGGTACCAGCATAAACTTTTATTTCCTagttgcctctctttgctcataattttgtttttgctttttaattgatTTGTCAAGAGGCAACAGTCTGTTCCTCCACCCCAACCCCCTTCCCTAATTTGGAAATGGgcttttttttaacatggttGCTAAGATATTACATTTGATAGCTTAGTTTTTCTCAGTGGCCTGAAAATAGTTGGTGTAATTAAAGTAATGGGAGTTAAAGTGGTGTCTcagtctcagtctctctctctctctctctctctctcttttttttttttccccaagagtcAAGATTTGAGATTCTGGTAGCTCATTTGCCCTTCTTATGAGAGAAACTTTTTATCCCTAGGAGGCTGCTGGGCCCAGCCTGGAGTTTACTGGGTTTTGGAAATGCATTGCTTATTCATAATATAGTATTTTCTAAATCATTTAATCTCCTCAATTCTCAAAGATAAATATTGAGTAATAGATTGGTTTCTGAACTGCCAAAGGAGAGCATCATGAATTGCAACTCAGGGTTTTCAAAGCTGCTTCTCTCTTTCTTAGGTTCAGATAACTCTCACATCACATGACTGCGGAGGACTGACCAAAAGAGATGCGAAACTGGCCAAGTTTATTGAAAAAGCAGCTGCTTCTGTGTgatttcttccaaaatgcatgtAAAATCTTATATACACATCTAGCTCCAATGTATTTTGAAGGCAATTTATCAACACATGAACAAATTAAGCCGTAAATTTAGTTCACCTTTTGAACGACCACATTTTGTAAAATCAGtgcttaaataaaaatgatttaaacttGAGCCTGAGGTATTTTTCATTATATCTAATCACATATATAAGGTAAATCAACCCAGGTATttctattaataatattaaaatagaggAATAACATTTTTTAAGACCAGAAATGGGTATGGGGGAGCATTCACACATTTTTATAACCCAGAAATTCAAGTGATTATGGTGACTTTACAAATGCATTGTGTTGGAGAGCAATTGTAAGGTAGAAAAAGAATGATGAACTCTATAGGTAAAGGGTTTAACTGTATGTAACGATTTTTATGATGCTAAAGTTGATTTGGATTTTAGCTGTTGTTACTACTTAAATAGTTACTTAATTTACAGAGATCTCAAAAATTGGGTGAGCTGTCTAgtgttttatccttccttttcagacagggagaaagaagaagacaAGTGTCTTGTCCAAGGCTTCCAGCAAGGTGAGGCAATAAAAGGATTCACTGTCACAGTGACCAACTTGCCAGGTCATTATTTGACATACTGAGGGAAGGAGGAACCAAGGTTCATTTTTTCCCATCATTTGCATGTTGTGACCCCTGAACTGAGGGTAAGTAGCCACTGAGCTAGAAGCTACTTGGGTATTATCCAGTAGTGAGCTCTGTTTACTCCATGTGTCACTGACATGAGTAAAATGGAATATAAAGTaacctattatttaaaaattgcagTA
Proteins encoded in this region:
- the PCBD2 gene encoding pterin-4-alpha-carbinolamine dehydratase 2 isoform X2, coding for MSRVALQAEKMNHHPEWSNVYNKVQITLTSHDCGGLTKRDAKLAKFIEKAAASV